CGACCTCACCAAGTTTTTTGTGTCTCATGGCAAGTCCAACGCTGCCTCCGGCAATGTAAGTCGGGCAATCAATCTCGGAACCATGCCCATTCAAGTGAACACACTCAGTGAAAATGAACTGGTTTCCAATGATGGTCAGGTTACTTACGGGCATTTTGACCCCTATGCCGAAACGCAAAGCACGAGCCTGGGATCCGAAGCCACAGCGATCATTCTCGCTGACGACCAGGCAAGCGCAAGTGGCTTGAGTCCAACCAACGCCGCAAGCCAGGCATTTGATGCTTCCACCTACTCACTGCTTCCCTTTGACCCATGTCTCATCGACCGCCTCGGATACATCGCCGACCACGCACTCTACGGAGGCTCTGATCCGCTCGGTTCCCTGTTGGTCACAGCAGCTGCTGATGTCAGTTACTTCAACATCAACTCGGGTGAAATCGGTGATATCTCCATCGGCATGCTGTTGCCCGAGGGCACCATCATTCGCAGTTCCAACAACGGTTCCCTCTCGGGAGTCTTCGCAAATGGCGCAACACTCGAAGTCGCACCTGCATCCAATGTTTACCTCGAATCCCTGACGAGTCAGCCCGTGCTCGGAAACCCATCCGCAGACACCTTGACCCACATTCTCATTCGGGTGGAAACGGGTCGCATTACCGCATCGACTGCCGGAACGCCCGCAATCGACACCTTTCACGTCATCAGCCCGCTTGATCGCCATACCATCGCCGGGGATACTGTGGCTTCCGTCGAATTCCTGCAGATGGATACCAATGCGTTCCAAACCGTCAGTCAGAACCGCACAGCACAGGGTGCAAACGGCGTCAACACTGTCGTCGTATCCAGCAGCAACCTGAGCCTGGTCAGTGACAATGTGACCTTCATCGAATACTCACAGGATGGAATTGATTTCAGCTTCACAACACCTCCATCCTACACCCACATTACCGAGTCGGCCATCATTCCCCCCTCCTACGAGTTCATCGACCGCACCATCGCTTTCGCTGCTGGTGCTCTGCCTGGGCCGACTGCCATTGGAACTCCGGGAAATCCAGGAAACGTTCAACGCTTCACCGAAGAAGAGGATCCCGTATCACCTTGACTTGGACCGATTCCAGGATTTGAATTCCATCTACACTGGCTCGAAGGCATTGCGATCTCGAGCCAGTCTTTTCATTTTGGACGCCGACTCTCACTCGAACATCCATCGCTTATCGAAAACTCGTAACAACTGAATGGCATATCAACCCAGATCAAGTGGCAGGTCCCGCTACAACCGACGCGGATCCAACAATTTTGTTAGAAAAAACGAACGAATCCGGGCCCCTGAAATCCGTGTCATCGGGCCCGACAAACGCCAGCTGGGAATCATGCATCCCAAGGAAGCCCTGGCCCTCGCCAAACGCCACGGTCTCGACCTCGTAGAAATCTCCGCTTCTGCCAAACCTCCCGTTTGCCAGATTCTCGATTACGGGAAGTACCAATACGAGCAGAGTAAGAAGCAGAAGGAGAGCAAGCAAAACTCCTCCAGCCAGAAGATCAAAGAAATCAAGCTGCGCGTGGGTATCGACACCCATGATTACATGACCAAGATTCGCCGGGCAGAGGAATTTCTGGACAAAGGAAACAAGCTCAAGATCAGTCTTCAGTTCCGTGGACGTGAAATGGAGCACAAGGAACTGGGTTTCCAAAAGGTAAAACAAGCCATTTCCGACCTCAACCACATCGGCACAGCCGATATGGATCCGAAACTCGTTGGTCGCTCCGTTTCCGTGGTAATGTCTCCACTTCCCGAAGCGAAGCGTCAGTTGAAATATCACAGCGAAGATTGAGGCTGACTCCACCTGCGAAACCGGCAACTGAACCCGTCTTGCGCAGCTGTGAAAGCAAGCTTTTTCATCTCCTTGCTGGCCTTGCTTGCTGCGGGTTTCCTTCCCGTACAAAGCAAGGCTGATACGTTTCTTTCCAATGGCGTGCTCTATCGCAGTGTTTCCGAAATCGGCAACCGCCTGGGCATGAAACTCGAATCTGGCGACGATGGCAGAAGCACCCGACTTTCCAGTCAGTGGACCCAGATGGATTTTGTAAACGGGAGCCGCATCTTCCGCATCAACGGTATTCGAATGTATCTCGGCTACCCAACACTTGAACGCTCCGGCACACTCTATGTGCCGGAACTCGACTGGCAGTTCACCATCTCCTCCATCCTTATTCCTCCCCGACTTTCATCACATCAAAAACAACTCCGCACCATCGTTCTCGATGCAGGTCACGGGGGAAAAGACCCCGGAGCGCAAAACCTAAGCCTCGGACTCAACGAAAAGGATCTCACACTCGAGGTCAGCAAACGTCTCGAACGCCACCTGAAAAGGGCTGGTTTTCAAGTTGTACTAACTCGAAAAAATGACCGATACCTCACCCTAAAACAACGCTCCGATATTGCCAGGAAGGTCAAAGCAGATCTGTTCCTGAGCCTGCACTTCAACGCGTCAACCCAGGATTCCGCGAACGGTATCGAAACCTTTGCGTTCACCCTGTTGAACCAGCCCTCAACCAGTCGCTCCGAACTCGACGCTTCTGACAAGATTTTCAGGCGGGCAAACCGATACGATGCATTCAATACCCTGTTGGCCTACACCGTGCAAAAACATCTCATCCATTCCACAAAACAAACGGATCGGGGTGTGAAGCGATCCCGATTCTGGGTTTTGGAAGACCTTTCCTGCCCGGGAGCACTTGTCGAGTTGGGGTTCATTCGCCATCCCGAAACGGCCACCCAACTTCAGAACGACGCTTATCTGGAACTGCTGGCAACCACACTTACCACTGCCATCGTTCAGTATCAGGCGCGCTTGAACGAATCATGAATCCTTCCCTTGCCCAGTTTGCAGCCGTAGCGTTGGGAGGTGCCGCTGGTTCCGTCCTGCGTTTCTGGATTTCCAGCCTGTTTCCCAATCAAGGACTAGCCGCAACGGCTTCGGTCAATTTCCTGGGTTCATTGCTGCTCGGTGCCGTCCTCGCCAGCCCATTCCTTGGTGTCGAGTTTCGCCCCATGCTGCGACTGCTGCTGGCGGTCGGGTTTTGCGGTGGTTTCACAACCTTCTCTACATTCGGATTCCAGACCTTTGAATTGTTGCAGGACTCTCGCTGGTTACTCGCCATCACGAATATTCTGGCCAACAACCTGGGTTCCATCCTCTGCGTGTGGATTGGATATTCGCTTGCAAAATCATTCCTGCCTTAGCCGTTGGCATTCACAGCCAATCCCGTGATGCGACAATTCCTTCCATGGTTCACTCTGCTTTGCCTCACGGCAGTTTCTGCATTTGCCAGAACTGCACCCGACCCCGGAAAAGTGGTTGTCATTGCCAATGCAACCGTGCCCGAATCACTCGAACTCGCACAATTCTACCTCGAGAGCCGTTCGATTCCTCAGGAAAACCTGATCGTTCTCCACACCTCAACCGAGGCAACAATCCCGCGTGAACAGTTTATCCGGGAAATTCTCCATCCGGTAAGGGAACAACTTCTCGAACGTGGCCTGGTAGAGGGAACACTTCTCGACAACATCACGGATGATTCCGGGCGCTACGCCTTTCAGGTGTACGAAACCCAATTCCATTACCTCGTCCTGTGCATGGGTGTACCCCTCAAGGTTGCAAGCGTTGCCATCACCCCTGATGCGGAACTTTCTGATCGCATCCCCGCTGGACTTCAAACCACCCAGGCATCCGTGGATTCAGAGCTGGCACTTGTCGCCGCATCCAATCAACGTTGGTTGGGTCCTGTCGCCAATCCGCTCTTTCAGGTACCTTCCCCCACACAGCTTGACTACACTGAGGTCATTTCCGTCTGCCGCCTCGAAGGCCCCACATTTGAGCATGCCAAATCACTCGTGCGCGATGCCATCGCGGCCGAACAGCGAAGCTTTCTTTCCGGTCGTGCCTACATTGATCTCCATTCACATCACGCCGACGGCAATCTTTGGCTTCGCGAAGCCGCTACCCATCTACGTGCCTATGGGTACGACGTTGAGCTCATTCCACCAGGTCGGCACTGGTCGATCACCGACCGCCACGATGCCCCGGCTATTTATCTGGGCTGGTATCAGGTTCATGCCGCAGGTCCCATGCTGCCACCCGCATCCATTCCTACAGGAGCCATCGGTGCTCACATTCACAGTTATTCCGCTGCCTCCCTGCGCACCCCTTCCCGAAATTGGGCCGGTCCTCTGGTCAACGCTGGTTTTACAGTGACATTTGGTAATGTTTACGAACCCTACCTTCAACTCACGCTTCGCCCGGACCTTTTCATCGAACTTCTCCTTCGAGGATACTGCCTCGGAGACGCCTCATTGTATGCACAACCTTCTGTCAGCTGGCAAAACGTGACCCTGGGCGACCCTCTCTACCAGCCCTTTCAACCCACTCATGAATGGAATCCAATTCACATTCTCAACAGCAGTGACTCAACCCCGTACGAACGCATCATTGCGCTCAATCGCATCGCATCCCAAAACACCGGACTGGCCTGTCAACACGCAGTCGACGCGCAAACCCAGTTTCCATCCATCCCTCTGGCGATCAAAATTCTGGAAACCTGGTCCAACCACATCTCCACCTCAACCCGCAACCAATTGCACGACTACCTTTCATCACGTCCCATGATTCCCTCCAGTCTGGCTCCGTTCTATCTGAATACGTTCAAGTCTTTGCGAGACACTGATGATGCCAACATCGCACAACGATTCATGCAGCTCATGCATCAAAGTCGTTCGCAATGGGAACCTGAACTTCAGGAATCTTTCGACTCCATCAGTTCAACGCACGATTCGCACCCCAAGCCAACTGACTCCGATGCCAAAACGAAATTCAACGATTGAACGGACTGATCGCCAGATAGTTGAGCAACAGGAGTTCTTTCCAGATCCGGTATCGGCCTTCCCCAGTCATTTTCCCAAATTCATCCCGATCCGTTCGCTCGTTCAATATGCCAGCATTGACGTTGACGCGCTCAAGCGTCTGCTGCATTTCGAACAGCCAGTCACTCACCTGCGCCTCAAATGGAATCCAGTTCTCAGAACCCGCCTGATGCTTTCGTCTCTCGTGCATCGAGGCAATTTTTGAAATCTTACGCACGGCAGGATGCCGTTGCACTCGCCAGGTTTCCGGATAAACCCCACCGAACGGCATGAACACATTGTCTGTCACCCATAGTTCTCCCGAATCTGAAACTGAGGCAAACACAACTTGGTCCAGAATTACCCCCGAAGCATCGCTGACAACAATGACCTGGAGTCGCGTCAGCGCATCTGGACTTTGATAGACCAGCACCTGCTGCAAAACTTCCTCTTCGTAACGATACTGGAAACAGGCCTGCAAACTATAGTTGTTTTCACGTATCCAGTCCTTGATCAGAAAGAAACGGTGATTTGCAGGCCATTCCACCCGTTCCACTTCCCGGATCGATGGAAACAGCGGAAGTTCACTTTTGTCCCAGGCGAGGATATAGATCCAGACATAGCCAGACTCGACAAACAGCCAAAACAAAACTCCCATGACATACAGTCGCCAATAGGGAGTTTCCGCAAAAAAGGTCACTTTAAAGAGCAACCCGATGAACAGCCCAATGCCAACCAGTCGAACCCATCGCACGATCAAGCGATTCACCGGTGAAGGAAGGCTGCGCTGCAACCGATGCAGCGCCCATAGTGAAATCAATAGCACAAAAGCGAACCCTGCCAATGCAAAGGCTCCCTGTTGCTGAATCAGTGCAAACATTCAGAAAGGATTTCCTGCAGGCTCCGCCCTCAATTGATGCGGAGCGGCATGACCACACAGAGGAAATCATCCATGGTCTTAAAAACGCCCGGGCTGAGTTCGTCCTTGAACTCAAAGAAAACTTCATCGTTCGGAAGCGCTTTCAACGGTTCCATCAGGAATCGAGGATTGAAAGCCACCTGCACCTCAGGACCCTCATAGGCGATTGCCATCGTCTCATGCGATTCCCCAAACTCCTGACTTTCTCCCGAAATCTCCAACAGATTCTCTGAAATCTTGAGCTTTACCTGAAACTGCTTGTCACTGATGACCAGTGCCGCACGGTTCACACATTCCAGCATCAGTTCCCGCTCGAGTTTGATCCGGTGCTCTGCCTGTTTTGGAATGACCTGCTGGTAGTCGGGATACTTTCCTTCCACAATCTTCGACACCAGATAAATGCTCTTCATCAGTCCCTGAGACTCTCCCTGCTCTCCAACTGACAATTCAAACGCAACCTGGCGATCATTGAACAAAATCTTCAGATTGTCCCCATAGGAAAGCAGACGTTCCAGCTCGCTTACCGTCTTTGCAGGCAAAATCAAGCTACCTGCATTCTCCTCGGGTGCCTCAATCTTTTCGGAGGAAACCGCAAGGCGTCGACCATCTGTGGCTGCCAGGCGCAGTGAAGCCGATTGGAAATTGAAAAATACCCCATTGAGCACATAGCGGTTCTCATCCGTGGATTGTGCATAGGATACATTCTTGAGCATGCGAGCCAGACTGCTCTGCTCGAGATTGAACACGTACTGATCGTCAAAACTGGGAAGCGGCGGAAACTCTTCTTTTCCGATTCCCATGATTTTGAACGTCGACCCCCCCGAAGTGATCTTGGTGAAATTGTTGACCGCTGTATCGAGGTTGACTTCCAGGCTGGGCAACTCCCGAACAATCGATGCCAGTTTTCGCACTGGAAGCGTGATCGAGCCTTCTTCAAGTACCTCAGCTTTGACCGTGCAACGAATGCCCAAATCCAAGTTCGTTGTCGTCAGTGAAACCTCATCTTCACTGGCTTCAATCAGCACGTTCTTGAGGATAGGCATCGTCTGGCGGCTGCCCACCAGGTTCATCACTTGTTGCAATCCGTTGAAGAGGTGGTCTCGGTTTAGCTTCAGTTTCATTCTGGTGCAAGATTCCCAAATTGGTGAGTTATTTTCAATCCTATTATATTATAGAATTTTTAAATATAAATCATTCCCTATTCTTATGGTGTGTGAACAAGATCAACAAATTCCCATCCTTCCGTCAATCAATGATTTAAGGGATTTTCTTCTGGGTTCAACCTTGCGTGCAATTCTCCAGCAAAAAGAATATGTGATCAACTTCGGAAAAGTACCCAGTTTGCTCACAGCTTTTTCAGACTTGTTCACAGCATTCAAATCGCGCTTTGCATGGCTGAAATGGGATGCGTCAACTTGCCTGATTTCATCTGATACCCATTCTTGTTAAAAACACTGATCATCAATCACGTTTCCGTAGGGCTCGCGTTCACCGCGATGCCGCACCCTGTGAGGTAACTGAGGTCTCCGGCTAGCGAAGACCCTACGTTTCTGTTCCGTGAACAAAACCAGAACCAGTATGAGAAAATGGGCAAAACTTCAACGCCAGCACAGGTGATACCCATCGGAGGGTGATTGCGCAGTCATCCAACCATGTACTCGAAGTGATTCCTGGTTCGATTTCCGCGAACCCATTGCATGCCAGGCTTATTTTTGCTTTTTGAGTGAATCGAGGTACTTCCAGAATGACTCGTGCTGTTCGACCATCTGTTCTTCTGAGACCGGAAGTTTGACGCGAAAAATAAAGTCCGTGAGCGTGTTTCGGTGCAGGATGTAGTGACAATAAAGGATGTGTTCGCCCTGCCGCTCAAAATAGATGCGAAAGTCGTCCGCCCGAAATCGGTAGAACACCTTGCTGCCGCGTTGAAATTTCCCAATTTCTCCCGTGGCCTGCACCAACTGCTCAGCTGAAAGATTACTGATCTGGTTGACCAGCCGCAGCTGGGCGAAGATGTCCAGTTTGTTCAGTTCGCCGATGCTTTGTTCGCTGAAGTTCAGTTGAAACATGTTTCGATGGATTAACTCTAAAGCCCGACCTTCCTCATGGGTCAACGCACAAAAGCATCAGTCGGGTAGCTTCTGTTGTTTAAACACCTCATAGAGTACAATGGAAGCTGAAACCGATACGTTGAGGCTGTCAACGGCATCGATCATCGCGATCCGAAATCGTTGCGCAGCGTGCTGTTCCCAAAATGCACTCACACCCTCGTGTTCGGCTCCGAGAATGATCGCGCAGCGAGCGGGCAGTTTCAGTTCGTGCAGTTCCACGGTCGCGCTGGGTGAAGCCACGCAGGTGGTGTATCCCCTGGCCTCCAGCACGGCACGCGTTGTTTCGGCACTGCCCCGGTAGTGTGATATGCGAAGCGAGTGACCGCGCGAGTTACGAATCACATTCGGATGAAACGGATCGATCTGCCCATCGTTGAGCACAACCGCATTCACACCAAAAGCTGCTGCTGTACGCAGGATAGCCCCGTGGTTGCCGGGTTTTTCAAGTCCATCGAGCACCAGTACTGTGCCCGCCTCTTTCGGAAGGGAATCTACAGGCGGAAGTGTTGGCTGCCGACACACCATCAATACCCCGTCCGGATGTTGGCGAACCGACATTTTTTCAAAAACGGACGCACTCACGAGCAGGGTTTCGACAGCATCTGAGATCTGAGATTCCCAGCGTGAAAATACCGAATCGTGCACACTGGCAATGCACTGAATTTCCATCTGGGTGTCCAATGCTACCGCAACCTCATGCATGCCCTCCACCAGAAACTGCTGACTCTCCCGGCGGGCTTTGGCATGCTTGAGCGCAGCAATGTGCTGGATGCGTGCATTGCTGCGACTCTGGATGAGAAGTGGCGGTTTCATCGGAGTTCCTTCGAGGCACTGCAATCCTGCCCGCGCATTCAACGCAGTTTCCGTCAATGCCTGCTCAATCGAGCAGCGACTCATCAATATCGTAGTTGGAAAACACGCTTTTAGTGTCGTCCAGGTCATCCAGTGCCTCGATCAGGCGCATCACACGCTTTGCCTTTTCCTTGTCCGTGATTTTCACCAGGTTGGATGGGATGTAGGCGATCTCCGCCGAATCCGGTTCGAGTCCCGCTTTCTGGATCGCATCACTGAGCTTGTAAAAGTCGGCAATCGCACACTGCACTTCAAAGTGATCATCATTGTTGATCACATCTTCACCGCCGTTTTCGATTGCAATTTCCATCAGGGTGTCTTCGTCAGTTTTGTCCGCTGCGATCAGAATTTGCCCCTTCTTCTGGAAGTTGAAGGCTAGTGCCCCCGGACCCGCCAGATTGCCGCCGTGTTTTGAGAATGTGGAGCGAACCTCCCCGGCACTGCGGTTTTTGTTGTCGGTGGTGACCTCTACGATGATTCCAACACCTTCGATGCCGTAGCCCTCATAGACCATTTCTTCGATGGTTGCGCCCTCTAGTTCGCCAGTACCCTTTTTGATCGCACGATCAATGTTGTCCGCCGGCATGTTGGCAGCCTTGGCTTTGTCAATGAGGGTACGCAGCCGAGGATTGAACTCTGGATCCCCGCCGCCATCGCGAGCTGCGAGTGTGAGATCTTTGCTGATCACACTGAATATCTTGCCGCGCTTGGCATCGATCGCGGCTTTATGACGTTTGGTCGTTGCCCATTTGCTGTGTCCGGACATAGGTCGTTTTCAAGGGTTGGGTTTTTGCACTCGCTCTGCGAGCCAAAGGTATTGTGGGTTCGTTGACGCCTCAGGGTTTGCGTTTGGCTTTTCCCGAAGCGGGCCGTTTCTTCGTGGCAGGTGCGGCGACAGGAACAACCGGTTTCAGTTCTGCATTCTCCGTTTTGCGATAGACCAGCAGGGTCTGAATGATCGACAGCACACTCTGCACGGTCCAGTAAAGCACCAGGCCCGACGAAAATCCATACATGATGAATAGGAACATGACGGGCATGAAGCGCATGATGCGCTGCTGCATCGGGTCAGCAGTCGGAGACATCGGCATCAGGCGCATCTGGAACAACATCGCCACCCCGTTGAGCAGCGGCATAATGTTGAGCGGAAAACCGCCAATGGTCGCAACCGTGTCGGGCAGCGAAAGGTCCTTGATCCACAGGAAGGACTCGTAGCGCAGTTCCGAGGAGGTGCGCAGCATCCAGTAGAGTCCAATGAAGATCGGTATCTGCACCAGCATTGGCAAACAACCAGCCAATGGATTCACGCCATACTTTTTGAACAGCAGCATTGTCTCGCGCTGCATCTTCTCCGGCTTGTCCGCATACTTCTCGCGCAGCTCCTTCATCGGTTCCTGCAGCAGCTGCATCTTCTTGCTCGACTGTGCGGAGTAGGAGGTCAGTGGCCAGAAGACGAGTTTGACGATCACGGTCATCAGGATGATCGACACCCCCCAGTTTCCGGCAAAGCCCTGAATCCAATACATCAGCGACAGCAGGATCTTGCTGATCGCGCCAAAAAATCCGAACTGCATGAGCAGATCTTGCTTTTCCCCCAGTCGCACCAGTCGTTTGTACTCCTTGGGACCAACGTAATAGGTGCCTCTGATTTTCCATTCGCTCGACGGTTGGATCACGCCCGGGTTGAAGGCAATCGTGCCAATGATGCCGGTCGCATTTTCCCGTGTATCGACAAGGCTGGTTACATCGATGGAACGTCCATAAACTGACGATGCAGGAGTCTCCGGAGTGAACACACTCACAAAAAACTGGTTCTTCACGGCCGCCCATTGAACCGGAATATTGCGGTGCTCGTAAGAACTGCGGGCCGTTTTGGCACCAATCCCAAGGAACCCCTTGCTGCCCGTGAAATAGGTGGATTTGATGAACTCGTCATCCTTCCCGTCAAAATAGGCGAAGGACTGGAACTCTCCGTGCTTGTCGCTGTCCACTGGCAATGCCGTTCCGAGCGTCATCAGCAGTTCCGTGTCGGCCGTCGCTCCGATCTTGATCGGCACATCCGTGGAGGCATTGACGATGGTGGTGACGTGATCAATCGCATACGGACCTTCCCCGTCCGATGCAGCGAGTCGATAGGAGCGCACAAACTTCACCCCGCGCCCCGTATCGTATTCGAACAAAACGGAGTGCGCATCGCTTCGCACAATTTCAAAGGGATAGTTGAGCAGCCGGGTTGCACCGCCCGCCTCACGCCGCGACAGCTGCAACGCTGTGACATGCGATCCACGGTTGAATACAAAATCATCCGGCCCTCCCTTCTTGGTCTGAAGAAAGCGAATCTCCTTGATCGCGCCTCCCACTGTAGAGAAATCGACTGAAATGAACGCGTTCGAGAGCGTCAGATCCGTCGGGATTTCCTGCTCCGCAGTGCTCGATGCCGCTTCGCTTGCAGTTCCATTTTCGAAGGAGTCCTCCGCAGCGACTGGAACAAAGGAAGACTCGACTCCCTGTTCAAATGCGGTGGATGAAGCATCGACCTCACCCGTAGGGGATGCTTCGGTCGGCAGGAATGGTTCCGCGGCGGGAGGGTTCTGCTCGAGCTGTTTGCTGTTGAAATACAAGAGACCGAACGCGAGGCCGATCAGTGCTAACCCTATTATCGAGTTTGAGTTTTTCATGAAATGGATGCGGTCTGGATGCAGGTGCCTTCGGTTGTTGTTCCGGGTCTGGAATCCCGCCAGGTTTAGAAGCAAAAATCAGTGAGTTTAGATTCCCTTCAACTTTGCGCAAGCCTTCTTGAAGCGTTGCTGGAGTTCCGCGTAGGGCGTTGTCAGCATTCCCTGGCGCGCAATCAGGATCAAATCGAGGTGATCCGGCAGCAGTTCATGGTATTCGCGGTAAAGGGCGCGAAAGCGGCGCTTCAGCAGATTTCGATCCGGGGCACGTTTGGAAATGCGTTTCGAGACGATGACACACAGCCGTGGCGTCCGCTCAACACGGGCTTCCGGAGAACGCTCTGCCGCTATAAGCAGAAAAACGCCGCAGTTGTGGCGTTTTCCTTCCTTAAATACCCGGTTGATTTCGCTGGATCTCGCAAGGCGCGTCTGCCAGCCGAAATGCATGGTTCAACTTGTTTTGGATCAGGCAGCAAGTTTCTTGCGACCCTTGCGACGGCGTGCCGCAATGACTTTGCGTCCACCGCGGGTGGACATTCTCGCGCGGAATCCAAATTTACGAGCTCGTTTGATTTTTGATGGTCTGTATGTTGGTTGCATGACAAGTAAAAACGTTTCATAAGGTCAAAGGCTGTGCCACCTGTCAAGCCCATATGCGGGCTTTTTCCGCTCCCATCGTTCCCACATCCGGCGATATTTTTTTTGAAAAAGTGCTTGCCTCGCAAATCGAATATCTGCAAATTCCTGACTTTCTTGTTGCGTCCCGTTCGTCTAGCCAGGTTAGGACACAGGGTTTTCATCCCTGCAACAGGGGTTCGAATCCCCTACGGGATGCCATTCTATTTTGGCACAACCTCCGACTTCCGGAGGTTTTTTTGTGCCAGAACTTTTACGCTTTCGTAGGGCTCGGGCTCGTCCCGACGCCGCTTTCCTGGACGCCCACCAATCCCAACTGCCTCCAAACCGACCTTCCCGGCAGCCCACCGCGTATCGAGCCTGCGAGCCGGTCAATCCCCTACGGGATGCCATTCCATTTTGGCACAACCTCCGCTCTCGGAGGTTTTTTTGTGCCAGAACTTTTACGCTTTCGTAGGGCTCGGACTCGTCCCGACGCCGCTTTCCTGGACGCCCACCAACCCAAACTGCCACCAAACCGACCTTCCTGGCAGCCCACCGCGTATCGAGCATGCGAGATGGTCAATCCCCTACGCGATGTCTTTTGGGATTCTGCCCTCCCCGAATCCAGTATTCACGGTCCGAGCCGTTGCTTAATGGGGAATCCGTGGACCTGCTGTTGATTTTTCAGATTTACGTATGATCCCCGTGGGATCTCTATCCTTTCAAATCAATCCTGAAACATTGGACTTGTAGGATACCCCTTATGAGTGGATGCCATTCCATTTTGCCACAACCTCCAACTCCTGGAGGTTTTTTTGTGCTCGAATCCATCTTTTCTGTAGGACTCGGGCTTGCTCCGATGCTACATCCCTGAAGTTGCTCCATACTCCGATGGCTTTGGCCAGTTGACAATATCGCATAGAACACTATTTTCGTGTTACATGAAAAACGTGACCATTACTCTGGAGGAAGAGGTGCTCCGGTGGGCCAAGGTGACCGCAGCCCAGCAGGACACCAGTGTCTCCAGACTGCTGGGAGAGGAACTGCGCCGAAAGATGCTCAAGGAAAAGGAGTATGAGCGTGGGCGCAGACGTTTCACGGCCCGTGGTCCCCAAGCTCTCAAACCTGCCGGAACATCCTATCCCTCTCGGGAGAGCCTGTATGATCGTTAACATCTTCGTGGATACGAATGTCTTGCTCTATGCACGAGATGCCTCCGAACCCG
This Puniceicoccaceae bacterium DNA region includes the following protein-coding sequences:
- a CDS encoding RNA methyltransferase gives rise to the protein MSRCSIEQALTETALNARAGLQCLEGTPMKPPLLIQSRSNARIQHIAALKHAKARRESQQFLVEGMHEVAVALDTQMEIQCIASVHDSVFSRWESQISDAVETLLVSASVFEKMSVRQHPDGVLMVCRQPTLPPVDSLPKEAGTVLVLDGLEKPGNHGAILRTAAAFGVNAVVLNDGQIDPFHPNVIRNSRGHSLRISHYRGSAETTRAVLEARGYTTCVASPSATVELHELKLPARCAIILGAEHEGVSAFWEQHAAQRFRIAMIDAVDSLNVSVSASIVLYEVFKQQKLPD
- a CDS encoding YebC/PmpR family DNA-binding transcriptional regulator — translated: MSGHSKWATTKRHKAAIDAKRGKIFSVISKDLTLAARDGGGDPEFNPRLRTLIDKAKAANMPADNIDRAIKKGTGELEGATIEEMVYEGYGIEGVGIIVEVTTDNKNRSAGEVRSTFSKHGGNLAGPGALAFNFQKKGQILIAADKTDEDTLMEIAIENGGEDVINNDDHFEVQCAIADFYKLSDAIQKAGLEPDSAEIAYIPSNLVKITDKEKAKRVMRLIEALDDLDDTKSVFSNYDIDESLLD
- the yidC gene encoding membrane protein insertase YidC — translated: MKNSNSIIGLALIGLAFGLLYFNSKQLEQNPPAAEPFLPTEASPTGEVDASSTAFEQGVESSFVPVAAEDSFENGTASEAASSTAEQEIPTDLTLSNAFISVDFSTVGGAIKEIRFLQTKKGGPDDFVFNRGSHVTALQLSRREAGGATRLLNYPFEIVRSDAHSVLFEYDTGRGVKFVRSYRLAASDGEGPYAIDHVTTIVNASTDVPIKIGATADTELLMTLGTALPVDSDKHGEFQSFAYFDGKDDEFIKSTYFTGSKGFLGIGAKTARSSYEHRNIPVQWAAVKNQFFVSVFTPETPASSVYGRSIDVTSLVDTRENATGIIGTIAFNPGVIQPSSEWKIRGTYYVGPKEYKRLVRLGEKQDLLMQFGFFGAISKILLSLMYWIQGFAGNWGVSIILMTVIVKLVFWPLTSYSAQSSKKMQLLQEPMKELREKYADKPEKMQRETMLLFKKYGVNPLAGCLPMLVQIPIFIGLYWMLRTSSELRYESFLWIKDLSLPDTVATIGGFPLNIMPLLNGVAMLFQMRLMPMSPTADPMQQRIMRFMPVMFLFIMYGFSSGLVLYWTVQSVLSIIQTLLVYRKTENAELKPVVPVAAPATKKRPASGKAKRKP
- the rnpA gene encoding ribonuclease P protein component, which gives rise to MHFGWQTRLARSSEINRVFKEGKRHNCGVFLLIAAERSPEARVERTPRLCVIVSKRISKRAPDRNLLKRRFRALYREYHELLPDHLDLILIARQGMLTTPYAELQQRFKKACAKLKGI
- the rpmH gene encoding 50S ribosomal protein L34, whose amino-acid sequence is MQPTYRPSKIKRARKFGFRARMSTRGGRKVIAARRRKGRKKLAA